AACAAAACCAGCTGCTGTGTCCTCATTCTGCTCCACctacacagtacacacagtacataCTAATCTTTATAGTACACTGGATTTGCAGtcagctgacaggaaatgaccagactgaacaggaagtgacttcatagaaaaagaaggaaaaatgttttatttgttgtttcctGATGTTTCTGGAGCCAAACATCAGAGGAGGTTCAGTCTCCATGGAACAGAGCAAAGTTTCCTTATGAGGCGTTCAGGTGTCTGTGGTTAATGTCAGTGGTGATTCTGATAAACACTGAGTTCAGAtccattttaaaacacagtcacaggcTTCGTCACTGCTGCCTGTCAGCGTTGTTCCTCGTGTTCAGACGAACCTGTCACTTCTTCTTGTTCTCTTTGCAGGCGACCACGTACCGCTGAGCCACGTTCAGAGGAGGCGAGTAGCCGTCGGCGTACGACGTGTCCTCGAACAGCACAGAGTAATCGTCCTGAGGCTGAGAAGAGACCAACGCTCCGGTTAGAGAACGTTTACCTCTGGgtcattaattcatttaaatCCTCAGCAtcatactgaacatacagaGTGAGTGAGACGCTCCTCTAGTCATTAGTTTATAACTGACTCTCACCCTGTGGGGGGGGGTGTGGATGAGGGCCCGGTAGAAGCAGGTGGTCTGTGGGTAGAGGGCCAGCACCAGCTGGTCCTTACTGAACAGGGCCTCAGGGTCCGTCTCCGGGTTGGCCTTCCACTGAGGCAGAGGGATGATCCGCCGTCTGCTCAGAGTGTGTCtcctgatcacacacacacacacacacacacagacatcagacaCAGTAACAGAGGAGGCTGCAGATGCGTTCAGGATCAATGAGATCAGTACAGAGAACTCACTCTTTGCCTTCTTCATCGATGTCGTCCACTTCATATCTGGAGGGAGAGTGAAGACAAGTCTGACAACATTCacctgagtgtgagtgtgtgtgtgtgtgtgagtgtgtgtgtgtgtgtgtgtgtgtgtgagtgtgtgagagagtgtgagtgtgtgagtgtgtgtgtgctctcacttGTTGGTGGAGTGGTTGTAGCTCACCACCTCAGCCAGGATCCACTGCTCGTCTCCGTCCACAGCTTTCACCCTCGCTGCCACTTTGTCGCCCTGTTTGGCCACGTAGTCGCTGCTGGCCGGCGTCGCCCCGCACAGAGGGGGGGGGCTGAGGGGCGGAGAGCACAGAGGACGACTCAGTTAGTGCGAGAGCAGAGCGACACACAAATACCCTCCGTCTGTCGGAGACGCTTGAGGCAGCTGAGGCGATAAATGTGGAAGAATAAAATGCATCAGCACAGAAAACACCTGACGCTGTTTAAACTCAACATAAATACAAAGATAACAACTTCATGATCCAGACTCAGACTCATCTGAACCTTCATGGATCATGGTGCAGTAGTTCAGTTTGCAGCTGcctcctctgcctgtgtgtaaaatgtcttCTACAGTTTAAACTGTAGAAgacattttacagttacagttaaacCTCGAGTAAACGAGGAGCAGCTACCTCTCCCCCGGCTTTCCGATCCACAGAGGAAGCGTCATGGCCGACTGCTGGAGGAGCGTCATCAGGACCCCGCGCCTCATCGTCTTCCTGGGGGGGTCACTGTCGCTGTAAACTCCTGCTATCTTAGCCGCTGTGAAACGACACAGAGACGAAAATCAGACTTCACGTTTCACGAGTCAAAGAGTCGAGAGTAAAGTGTGGATTTTCTCCGTGTGTTTTCGTAcccagcctcctctcctccaacaGAGACTTGATCTCAGCAATTTTATCCAGAGAATGACGCAGAACGCTgtgagggaggaaaggaaaactgaaaagaaaactcTAAAGCATCAACCAGC
The Lates calcarifer isolate ASB-BC8 unplaced genomic scaffold, TLL_Latcal_v3 _unitig_2125_quiver_1411, whole genome shotgun sequence genome window above contains:
- the LOC108892222 gene encoding SAGA-associated factor 29, which translates into the protein MSADTKIAELLTELHQLIKQTQEERSRSEHNLLNIQKTHERMQTENKTSPYYRTKLRGLYTTAKADAEAECGVLRHSLDKIAEIKSLLEERRLAAKIAGVYSDSDPPRKTMRRGVLMTLLQQSAMTLPLWIGKPGESPPPLCGATPASSDYVAKQGDKVAARVKAVDGDEQWILAEVVSYNHSTNKYEVDDIDEEGKERHTLSRRRIIPLPQWKANPETDPEALFSKDQLVLALYPQTTCFYRALIHTPPHRPQDDYSVLFEDTSYADGYSPPLNVAQRYVVACKENKKK